The window CCAGTTAAGACCAGGGGCTGTTTGATCTCGCCGGAGATCTCCACCTTCTTGCCGATGATGTACGGCGATCCAGGAACGAATTTCAGCTTCTTTTTTCCTTCAACCAGAGTCACATTTCCATAGACTTGTGCAGTATTGCCTACCTGATTCAGAGGAATGGTGAAATTGTTGGGCTCAAGGTCGACCAGGATAGCGCCGCTTCCATCGTCTACAATAATCCAGCAGCCTCTCATGCCGCACTCTTGAGTGATATTTCCTTAGATGCTGACAGCGCTTTTAATATTAGCAGAGCTGTTGTTCAATGCATCTGAGAGGTGATTAGCTCCTTCTCCTGTTTTTCCAGGTCCTTTTGCATCTCTTCGCTGAAACGGGCCAGGAGCTTGGAGCGGAGGATTATGTAATCCTGGCTCACGAAAAGGCTCTGCCTCTTTCTAGGCCTGGAAAAGGGCACTTTCACGACCTCTTTTATCTTTCCGGGAGTGGGCGTCATGACCACAACCTTATCCGAGAGCAAGATGGCTTCATCTACATCGTGAGTGACAAAGAGCACGGTCTTTCTTTTTGCGTCTTTAGACCACAAACGAACCAGGAGGTCCTGCATGAATACCCGGTTGAGCGAATCCAAAGCTCCAAAAGGCTCATCCATCAGAAAGATCTCCGGATTCATGGCGAACATCCTGGCAATGGCCAGGCGCTGGCGCATTCCTCCGGAGAGAGTATTTGGGTATTTGTGGCGGAAGCTGGACAGCCCTACGACATCAAGATATCGATTGGCTATTTCAAGCGACTCATCCTTATCGGTTCTCGCCCATGAATGCTCTACAGCAAAACGCACGTTTTCCAGAGCGCTCATCCAGGGAAAGAGAGAATAATCCTG of the Candidatus Cloacimonadota bacterium genome contains:
- a CDS encoding ABC transporter ATP-binding protein, encoding MARLGLKDITVSYGTNGKRTTALHNINLNIEDGDFVSLIGPSGCGKSTLLDLVAGLRTPSSGQVLIDGHEICGPGPDRGMVFQDYSLFPWMSALENVRFAVEHSWARTDKDESLEIANRYLDVVGLSSFRHKYPNTLSGGMRQRLAIARMFAMNPEIFLMDEPFGALDSLNRVFMQDLLVRLWSKDAKRKTVLFVTHDVDEAILLSDKVVVMTPTPGKIKEVVKVPFSRPRKRQSLFVSQDYIILRSKLLARFSEEMQKDLEKQEKELITSQMH